The sequence AAAGGGGTAgaaaagagggagggggagggggagggggtgggggacgAGAAAAGAGGAGAATCTAGGCATCTACTCGAAcgcctcatcatcatcgtcaggGAGGGGCTGTGCCGCAGCTGCTGCCAACTCAGCTTCATGCCTACAAATACCGATGAGAGTTCATCTTAGCATACAATAATTACCACGGTAAACACTTTCTACTTCATTCTATAACGCAATTCCATCACACATCATTAAGATCCTATGACTTTTATcaaatccctcttttttttcatttttcttttttttcttttttttgggggggtggggtggttggggttgggggttgTAGGGAGTGGGACAATGGAACATACATGCAGTTAATAAACTACTACTTTTTTTCTTACAATGGACCATGCATTTAATAAACACAGCTACCTAAATAAAGAAACATGGGCAAAGTTTGCATTCTTAGATATTTTTAAGGATGGGGTTGAGATTCTAGCTCATTGGTAGGCTGCTAGGCGGTTGAGGTTCTAGCATAAGTCCAGTCATGTTTGATGGTTCAACTCTCCTACTCCCCCCCCTTCTTGAAAATTGTAGTAGCTAGCAGTTGCAGTATTAGAATAAGTCTGGCCCAATGGACTGCCTTGCCTGGCCTAGTGGCCTACATACTAGCACAAAAAATAAGATATTTTTTACgggccccaaaaaaaaaaaaaaagactcaaaacaTTTCAGATATTCTTGTAAAACCTAAATAAACCCCACTATTCCTGAATTAGACATATTTTCTTATACTCAGTCCAAACACCCACTccccccaaataaaataaaaaatccacacCTACTGCTGTTACAATAGACCTTTCATAAAAATGGCATACCCAATGCACGAGACTCACACCATTGCAGGGTCTAGGGAGGGTTATatatacacagccttaccctGCTTCGCATAATAGTTGTTTCCCAACTTGAACCTGCAACTAGTAGGTCAAGGAGCAACCCTCCCATTGTGCTGAGGTCCGCCCTCTTTACAATAAACCTTTCATATTTACACAATTAATGCTTGCTGGTTCTTTTTGCTTCCAGTCAAGGGGAGGAAATTTCCAAGCAAATTGAGAAGTCTTGACACTAATTTTTTCGAAAATGTTTATATAAGTGCAAATTTATATATTAATGCAATTCATGCCTAATGTTCAATTAAATAAGTGCAGCATTTTATAAGGTCAGCATCAACAGTTGGGGCTACAGTACAATATTTAGGGTCTGGACCTCTACCAACTAGCTAATTGTTTTGTAACAATAGGACCAGAATCCATAATTGAATGGTTGAGATGGACTTTAGGCCAAAAGCCCACTTGAACAGATTACTGCAACATGTTTTCTTATCTATTAGAACTGTCAAAAAGAATGGCATTAGGatatctaaaagaaaaaaaagatacataGATCAGACATAATCAAATAATCTGAACAAGCCCATTTTTGTTTATATAGTTGTCTTATAGACATAACCGTACAACTTTTGCATGTTGATactccaaaaaacaaaaatttggcttttttttttttttttttagtcctgTGAATGGGCCtgcaacccaaaacccaagaCAGACTACTAAATGCAGACATGAATGGATTAGATTTGTAAGAAAACGGTACTTCTTTGTGCCCACATGACAATTTGGGTTATCAAGGCATGAACAACTACACTAGATATAATCAAGTTAAGAAAAGGAGTGGATCACTCACTGTTCTTGTGTTGCCATGTCAATTTGAACTTCAGGAGGAGCAAGAGCTGGAGACTCGACAAAGTGGAGGTTAGCATCCCTGCAATGCATGTTAAATTGTATTATATCTCGTCCATAATGTTTgacaagaaaaggaaatgaaCCACCCAATAATGGGGAAAAGAATACAGTAGTAGTAGCAGAAGTAGTGTGGTAGAAAAAGGGCACTCTTTCGACATTACCCAGCAAGTTTTCTAGCAAGATAGAGGAAAGGTTTCTCAAAGTTGTAGTTGCTTTTCGCAGAGATCTCATAGTACTGGAGATTCTTCTTCCTGTGGAATGTAACCTGCTTTGCTTTTACTTGCCTATTCTTGACATCAACTTTATTTCCACACAAAACAATAGGGATATTCTCACACACCCTATAATCAAGAACAGAAGCAGATAAAATCAATGGTCAGCACATTTCCAGTGCTTTTGAGTGAGAATTTTATGAGACAGAGCTATGCTTCTAGATGCACCTGCAGAGATCCCGGTGCCATGTGGGAACATTCTTGTATGTTAAACGAGCTGTGACATCAAACATAATGATGGCACATTGTCCATGGATACTacaaaggccaaaaaaaaaaaaaattctcaattagGAAACGATGGACACCAAACATCAAGTTATAGGCCAAATTAACCACACACATTATAGAACACATAAGCAATCACAGGTAATAGAATTCatataaaagttaaaaaaaagaacaggtgcaaatttaaatttttataaacACCTTTCGGGTAGGGGAAGTCCTAGGAAGTATTCTACCCACGAAGGCAACAAAAATTCCACTTATGTTGCTAGTACTACTCCCTTTACTAATGAACACTGAAGGGTTTAAACTTCAAAAGAATGCATGGAATACTTTGAACCTCAATCCATTATAAAGTTAATTGTAACCTTGAATTGCCAGTTACTCATTCTAAATCCAAGGGATTTCAACTCTGAAAAATCCAAACAAAGTTACACATTTGACGAGCTGATAAGAAACATGTAAAATTGTTTTGAGCATGCAATGCTATTTTGGATAAAGATTGGCTTCCCTAACAACAGCCTTTGGTTAAGACATGTATTCAAATGTTACTTGAACAATTTGTTATGAAATGCAAACTGCAGAATATTACTTGGACAGCCTTTCATGTATAATGACTTTCAACTTCACTGTTATGGTTTTTAACATTTTAGAGACCAGATCATAGGGTTAATTCCCTTCTCGATAGAAGTCCCTCATCAAATACAATATTGAAAGCTCACCCAGAACATTTCAGCAACAGTCGTTcatcatattaaaaaataaaattaaatttaaaaaaaaaaaaggtgaaaataaGTAACTGAAAAATTATTCCAGCGGCTAGGTACtatacaaaaaaatttcaacgcTATTTGCACACAAACATGAGGAGCCTACTTAAAAACTACGAATCATATAGGATTTTCCCCATAAAATAATAGTAGCAAGGATCCATTAGCATTATTCTAATAACTTACTAATATCCATCTCTGAGTCCACCAAATTTCTCTTGGCCAGCAGTGTCCCAACAATAAAACCGGATCTTCCCACAGTTCGTGAAGAAGTCCAATGGATGAACTTCAACACCAATCGTTGCTGCAATCAACGATAAAATCATGAGAACAACATTCACAGCGAGTTAAACAACCAGAATTATCGAATGCATCGAAGATTTACGCTCATATTTCTTCTCAAACTCTCCAGTAAGATGCCGTTTAACAAAAGTCGTCTTTCCTGCATCGAGAAGATACTCATTATATGAGCtcaaaatttcaatccaaaGTACAATGCCaactaaaatcaaatcagaaaTTCCGAGAATCCCATCAAACTCATGCTTGTCACATATGATGctttggaaaatcaaacaaaaaatatacaaggaaacagaaaatagatcttgaaaattaaaatccagtGTACCTGTACCACCATCACCAACGATGACAAGCTTGAAGCTTGGGTAATCGACAGTTTGCTGGTTCGGAAGCGCCTGCAGAAGAAACACAGAAACAGATAATCATAGTAACGATCAATCGAAAGCCCTaatttcaaaaccctaacaaaAATCAAGAATGGAAATATTAAGTAAACCATTcgattcttttctttctcaggAAACAGTAACGAGAGAGAAGGCAGTGGCGTCTGTTGCTTCTGAGATTTGAATTGAAAGAgcgagaaagaaagagaagggaggcAGGAAAGTATATAAAGGTGTTCTCTTGGGGCTCGTGGCTTTAGCTTCCATTTGACGCGATTCTATCTTCCGTTCGATTAGCATCTTTATTTCTAGTCACTCAAATAACGGTGATGAACTCGGACTATAATTCGGagtatttatttatgttttttcgtCAACTTAGGAATCGTTTGATTACGTTTATGccgtttctagacatagaaacagcATAAATAGTTTTTcatgtttctaaaaataaaaactaattttttggtgtttgataaacttgtttcttgcAACGTTTTTTTTCAGATATAATACCACTAAAAAACTCAATAGTATCATAGAATATCCAAAGGGGAGAGAGTGTTCGGttgtctctttttaggtttaaataattAAGatatttatcgggcacaacaatcttttcttttctcttaaattcgtttctagaaacgacgaaacaagtcggacttgtttcgtcaaagtcgtttctagaattgtaaataagcataaattttgatttatatttttagaaacgggtgaaaacggaacaactttatcaaatgcatTTTAAGTCGTTTTTCAATTTATGGAAACAAGAAAATGCATAAATGGCAAcaacggaacgttgtcaaacgttGCCTTGGAGTATGCATCACCTGAACCGATTCTTCAACTCACTGTTCTAGTCTGCATTTCGTTAACCCAAGTcatctaagggtgttaattgattCAGTTTGGGTGTACATAGTGCGATTCGATTCGgttcgattcacatttatttggctaaaatcaaaaccacatcatttactaaatggttgcactttctgaaaccgcaatcatttagtaaacggtttcggttccatggtttttaaacgATGTTGGTTTTACAGTTTTAAACAATTTTGATCGCAatttattccatatggtttctaaacggttagtaatctgtttgctagtttattcgcatgcttacttaaatttgcttttgttgataaatgcttcaatgttgtatcaaattaaatgaggcattgaacaagcaaaaATTTAACTACATAATGGGAATAAATtgttggacaacctctatggtccttaattctttcctaaattacgctattatgttttgttaaaacaactaaaTATTTAATCTTTATATAGATTAATCGAATTGGTTTTGACgttttaaacggttcgattttcaGGGTGTCAATTCAATTTGAAACTAACGGGTTAAACTGTTAAAATCGACCCTatccatttaactaatcaatTTTAAACATGAAAccagaaccgaaccatttactaaacgattttgcGATTTTGGTGTAAACGGCTCAATTcggtttcgattacaaattAACATCCTTATGGCGCCACAACTATTGGGGGTGATCTCAAGCAATAATGGATGAGTTGTGCAAGTCAGGCAAGTAGCCATGTAGTTTGGTAGGTTAAATCTGGTCAAGGGTGAATCAtgttttgtatatatttttaaattgagTAAAAGGCTGGTAATGTCACCGACATGCAATGAGCTAATAGGAGTTATGTTTATCTCTTTGCTccccttttgaaatgaccctcatatccatCATGTATGAAGATCCATCTCAACCCCAATGAAGGCCAAACTGGCAAACCCTGTGAGGCCATCACTTAGCAGAAGAGTGGAAATGCATCTTCTATTTTCGGGGGGTTTGTAATGTATTAAAAATTGAGTTACTATCTAGATTAGAGTCTACTATCATATATGACTGATGACTCCAGTATAGATTTGTCAAATTATAGATTGGGTACTCGTCCAAAGGAAAGTGTTAAACACCTCAATTCTCTGGCTTAGTATTCGTTAGATGATATATTGATGTTTCAATGTAATAGAAtgcttaaaaaatatatatgtaacGGATGTAACCATtacaaaagaaaattagaacCATGGATGCATTGGACCTATATTTTAAAATGCAAAGatacaaaccctaaactagatgCATATCCGATAGGATGTAATATGAACAACAACTAAACATGCAACAAAACCTAGATGAATTAACCTAAACAAGAGGCAAACCTAACATAGGGACTAGGGAGGATATGCATGTAAGGATGTCAAATTGGAACCAGAATCGAAAACCAAATCCAGTTCCAGACCGAATATCTGAATCAaatccaacccattataatatggttaaatccaggatctgaaataagtatttataatttggTTAGGTCTGGATCtggatttatgccaagaaccGGTGGTTCAAATTGAAACTGGACCGAATAACTTAAtgtcattttttcctctttaactaaaaacttgatatAACTTATATGGAAACTCGACATAatcaatcacctaaatgataaatcatctaataGAGTTTCAATTATAGTTTAACTCAAAAACCCCTTGTTTGTCAATTATCATTTAGGAGATTGATTGCTCAGGATCATTAACGATATTAgaagtttaatagatgatcgATTGCTTACGATCATTCGACATGGATACATGTCCATTGATAACTCatgattttttattcattcttttgttgggAAGACCAATAACCTAGTGAATGAACATTTATATTTTGTCTTCTGAATAACAgctgcataaaaaaattgaatttgaaattagatactgaaatcaaataataaccaaatataaaaCCCAAATAGGAATCAGAACCAGATAGGTCAGATACGAGTACCAATTTTTAGAACCGAGACAGGACTTGGTCAGGTTCTGAATCACACTAACACTCcttggaaccaaaaccaaaaccaaaaccgaaccaaatacCTGGTTccggaccgattgacacccttctGCATGAGTGATTCCGTTATTTCGATCTCAGTCGTCATTTCACAATCCAAACCCCATAATTTATTTATGATCCGAAGTGGATTTATCATTTGAACAAACTATAAAACCTTAAAGGTTAAAAAtaagccctaaaccataaatctaagctcaaaatttggaaaaaaaaaatccaattaatAATATGATGTTTGGGATGAAACATTTCTACAACTCAATGGCTAGTGTTGAAAAGTAGCCAGAGGAGAAAATGAGATGACAGTCGCAAAAGAATGTTAGTTGCAAATGTGGACATTGTTGTCTCGATCAAATATTATGAGGATCATTCCCACCATCGtcttctaccttttttttttttagtaatttatAGCACCACCTTCTAGAGAAtatcactattataagaacactcgttctgtttcatcaaattagattcATAACCCCTATCGTcaatcactgttaaggaatatatctTATATACTAATGccagctactatattttattttaaatacaaaaatactcttattaaatatgatgtacctaaaatacccaaacCCACCCTGTTCCTtccgattccaattccaatctTCCTTCAATCCATGGAATGGACCAGAGGTCGCACAGTCGTGGCTCTTCTGCCACTGCCTCCCTTGGTAAAATTCACTGGTCCGTTGAGGTTTTCACCGTGAAATCTATGGAGCGTATCACATGAGAATGGTTGATTGATGTGCACTCTTTTTGTAGGGTAAATCTCTTGTGGTACCCTCACCGTCGCTATTCAAGATCATGATCGGAATTGTGacattaagggcccgtttgataacgtttctactgtttctgtttcaagaaagacagaaacagaattttgggtgtttgataaaccttgtttccgtTTGATTGGATGATTACAATGTTGTATTTATATTCCGGTGGATAATGATCGGCGGCCATTTGCTTGAAGAAATAGATGCTCCGGCGTGACAGCCGACTATTTCCTTGAACAAGACAGGTGTCAGAAGCTGATGCTTCTTGGCAGCAAATTGAGGGGTCGATTATCAAGGATGAATTTGGAGTTCAGATCATCAAGGATGTATGCGTCTTTAGCATCCTCAAAAGACATGGATCTTCTGTTCCCTTCGACTTCCAAGCATTCGGAAGGAGAACTGCAACAAAAAAGTTGAGAAACCATGGTTTCCGATCACcatcagcagcagcaagagATGAATTCCGATCTGATGCGATTTCGCTTTGCCCCGAGCCCCCTGCTTGCAAATTACGTGGACGGTAGAAGCGAAGACGGAGAAGGAGGAGCTAATGATTTCCTACAACCTCGTTCTTCAAGTCCCGAAGTGGAGAGCATGTTTGCGAGGTTCTTGTCTTGTGGTGGCGGTGTCGCTGGACCTCCCTCACCTGATATCCGTGAGATCAGCGACAAGTCTCCAGTAGTATCGGCGACTCCCACTGGAGCGGTTAATCAGAGAAATTCTCAATTCGTAGCATCCATGAAGCACGAAGCATCTGAGGTTGTTCCTCAGCAGAATGGATACTTTGCCGCTGCTTCCCAAATGCTTTATCAAGCTCCGCCGCCGGCGCCTCTGCCCAGCCAAAGCTCAACCTCCATGGATAATTCTTACAGGATGGTGAATTTGATAGTCATGGATCACAATCCTCCTCAAGTCAGGACTGCTAGCGCCAATTGCTCCAATCTTATCAGACACAGCAGCAGAGTCGACGAGGAAGATGACAGTGCCTCATCGGAATCTGCGGGAAGAAACCCAAATCGACGACGACTGACAAGATGGAGAGGAACTCTGTAGACGGAGCTAGTCGGAGacggtggtgatggtagtgatgccaaactccgtcttcaatatcgattttttgtgccccatttttgtttcgagaaacgagcgaaacaagtaaaacttgtttcgtcattcatgtttcttgaagcataaattattataaatttcaatttatgtttcaagaaacaagtggaacagaacacttttaccaaacggtatttatgccgtttctgtgtttctgagaataagaaaacacagaaacacgtttctggttacgttatcaaacggacccttaagGGTCGGAATGTTTAGATTGGAGCAGATGGTGCCAAGATTGCTGACTTGGGTTGCACAAGATGGATCGATGAGGTGGATGAGGAGGCTCCGGCGATGCCGATTGCCGGAACCCCTGTTTTCATGGCACCTAAAGTGGCTCGAGGGGATGAACAGAGTTTCACTGCTGACGTTTGGGCACATCTGTCGATTCCCTTCATGTTtctttccctccccctctttacACTCTCTATCCCTTCGTGACTAAGAAAACCAAAGCTCAATCTCTCAGTTTCGTCTTCAGCGATCACTTCCTTCCGCCACAAATCACCATTTATGCATGAAACGGAGTTGCACGATTTGTCTGACGATTTAGATTACGTTGTGTCACAGCAACAGGTAATtaatctcttgattttcttgggatttctttcaatctctctttctcattgCAACAAATTTCTTAGTTCAATTGCTGTCTATCTCCACTACCGCatctttttccaatttttttgggctttctctctctattctttGTCGCCTCCTGttctctctttgatttttttagtaAATTCTGTTGTGAGATTTATTATTTGCCTCGCCATGTCTACAGAGAATCCAAGGTGCAATGCAatgaaaaaagtacaaaaccctaatctaccTTTCCCCTTTCCCTGTTTCTGTACTGATTCTCGCCATGTCTGCAAGCATTCTCAGCTTAGTAATCTTAAGGAGAAGGAAGCGTGAGATCGATCGAGCGATCTCCCTCCCAACTCCCAAGCAGTAACATCTCGATTTCGATgtctctccttcctcctctcttcccAGATCTCCAAAGCAATATCACTCTAAAATCGAACCTCCGATTCTCTCTTCAATCATTCCTAACTCCGTTGTCGAAGGTGGAGAGAGCGGCACTCAGATCTTACTCGTTGCTGCTTGGCTACAGAACAAGAACACGGAATGGGCATCAAAGAACATTCTAGGTGGCACCTCGTTCTAGGATTTGAGAATGGTAATGCATACCAAAAGGCTTTTTGACGCAGAATACGCtatgagaatgcataccaaacacagatCAACAATCGGTTTCCTACGATGCCGATTGTTGAAACCCTTGTTTCTGTACTGATTCGCAACGTTCTTCGTTTTGGTTTTTCAGTCCTTAGATTTGAACGGTTTTTTAGGCGTGGAAGTGAAGACGAATGAGTTTTAATGAATAGGGTATAacagttatttttatttttcatttaatagtGATTGATGGTAaagggtctgagtctaatttggtgaaacagagaagatattcttataatagtggTATTCTTTAGGGGATGGTGCTGTAaattacacatttttttttcttcaagaaaTCCTATTATAAGTCATCAGCTGCATAGAGCTATGATGGCGAAGGAGTGGAATGAAGTCAGAATGTCCAGCATCAGATAGACAAACTATCTCCACCATCACCTTCCTCATCGCTATCGCAGAGTTACAAAGTCAGTTTTGTTGATCACAGAGAGATCATATGTGAGAATATTATTTTGCAACAATAGAATATGACGTTTTCAAAAGTCATAAGATATATTGGAGCTATTCTTTtacgttttttgtttttttagtccAAATCAACAATTATTATTCAGAGATGGTAAAGTGCATAGTCATGGAGTATTTATGCACATTTATGAACATACATAGGATGCATACTTATATAAGGGGTATTTGAGTGgactaaattttgaaatttgacacacgACTAATTTAGACAACATCCACTCTATCTAATTGTTAGAATAGACACAtaatttctatcaaaaaaaaaatacacataaTTTGTCAATGTGGTAGATAGATGGGTCACTTTTATcccccaattttattttttgaaataaattCACACACTGCTCGCATGGAGAATCTCTCATGCCACACTAATCAACATGTCGCAATGGGTTCAATAGGAGGTTCACAAGgatagagaggagagagaaatgtcATGAGGAGAGAGTGTCTTAGGTATGTGAGAAGTTGTTGGAAAGAATACCTACAATGTCAGTAGggggattttcattttttctttttaaatctaatttttctctttcactCTCAATGGgaaaaggcaaaaaaataaGGACACAATGGTTTCTGCATCAAGTAAATGGGAGTGCACACGAAACATCAACAGTAGAGGAATTTTTAGGGTGTGGCTGTGTGGGCTGTCATTTCTCCTTCCCATGAGTCTGGACGCAGGGCCCACGCTGCCTTATAGGTTCCTTTTcgtagaaaaaaggaaaaaaaaataataatcttaCAACGGCTTGGGCTGACCTCTACCTGGGCCAGGTTCAGTCTATGAGTTTGATTGGGCCTGAGACTCTGTCTgagctggttttttttttttgatagaactGTCTGGGCTGAGTTACCAGACCGCCATTGAACCCTCTTAAGGTAAcggtgtcaatcggtttggttttagttcggttctaaatgatgataaggtggatcaTAATTGAACCAAGAGTTGACTTGGTTATGTATTTAGGTACTTAAACCGATTCAATtcggattggtttggtttcatttCCAATTCAGTTAtgatatgcagttttaatttggttttatacttccgttttaattcggttatgaaaacggttctacttttgaaccatgactgtgatggaccaaataccataatgggctcaagttatgggtcTTATgaccattgctaactccaaaattatcttgagcttgtaaatatgtgatgataaattacgAAAAACACTTGccacattaaaaataaaaaaaataataataaaagagcttgaaaaaacactcttgaatgataagaacaaTAAGATTTGGTTTCGATTCAAACCGATAGTTCTGACACCCTAAATCGAAATCGAGCCGAACCAAATAACATACTTACATATTCAAACCAAAtttaaaccaaataaatttggttcgattttgatctGATTAATTTGGCTTAGTTTCGATTTTGATATTcgatttcggtttcggtttgaaaCTCACACCCTTATCTGAAGGTACACCGTGGTCCGATAAACCTAGGTttatgaagggaaaaaaaaaaaaaaaacaggaaagAAAGGTCTACGTAAACCCAGAGCCCAAGGCAGAGTAGCGGCGAGTCGGCGAGTCGGCGACTCGCGCTAGGGCCAGACTCCAGAGCAACGGCAGGCAACGCGGCACAGCAATTCCTGAAGTCCTGAACTCCTCGAGCAGCAGCGAACACTCCAAGCAGCCACCTGCGGAGATAGGTTAGAAACAGAGAAAAcccctctttccctctctccctGTGCGCTACAGGGATGGGTTCATGCTTAATATGATTGGTTTTATTTCTTTCGGGCAGCGAACACTCGAGTCTTATCAAGCATGAACTCATCTCTGCGTCCTGCATTGACGATATGGATGGTCAGCTTGTTGAGCTCACATCCATGTTTGGTTTATTACTTTTTATCTGCTGAATAGCTGCCGTTTGATATTTCATGTTTCAAGAAGTCTTGCTTTTGGATCCAAAGTAATGGCCTGCTAATGATAACTGAGGTTTTACAAATGACGGTTTGATCAGAAGACATCTTCTATTCAGTATAAAATTTAGACAACTTACCTTCGGAATAGGTATGCTGCCCAAAAAGCTTTTAATTCTCTATTCTTGGTCATTTATTGGATAGGGACCAAATGCCAATAGATAACAAGGATAGACATGGTTCTTATTGTATTTCATAGATATGGACATCTGATACAGCAATCAATAATGGAGAACGGAAGTGTTAGTGTCTGAAACAAACTAAGAAAAAGAAGCAGGGTGCATGGTATGGTGAAATTTTTGATGATTAAGTGTCCTTGTTACATACTAAGTTCAAAGATGGTACTGGATCTCCTTCCTGATTATGTACAGGCTTTAGGCTAGGAAATGTATTTCTAAACTGAATTTGATAGAACAGGCTAGGAAATGTACTTCTAAACAGTATCAATGGTGAATCTTCTTGTGGGTGAATGAAACTGGTATAGAAGAGAGAGCATCTGGGGAAAAAGAAGACAGATATgtatcaaaaaataaacaagtcCATAAACAGTGTATGCAGTAGGCAGAGAAGAAATAATGGATCTTTTCGTTTTCTCTTTTCCTGCCGGGGGGTATTAGTGGTGAAGGAAATGCTAGCCATATGGCCGGTAAAGAGATGGGCATACCACATCAGCAAAACACAGTGGAACCcaccatgaaaagaaatttgttttgtgaaagagctaggggcaggcctaaaatgaccgtAAGAGAAGTAGTGAGAAAAGACATGTAAATTTTAGGTCTTgtctcaagtatgacctcgaatagagctgatcgGAGGGTAAGGATCcttgtagctgaccccatttaggtgggattttACTGAGTTATTGTTGTATTGCTATGcccctttctttttattattaccATGTTTTTGGGTgtctttgcatggatccatatagttgaccccatttagtttggaggaggctgagtttgttgttgttggtccTGTTTTGTGGCTGAGCTGTGCCCCACTGCTCATACAAGTTAATGGAGTTTTGCGCCTGTATGTCTCCCTTGTGATAAAATAGCATGGTGGCATATTTCGTAGTGCACACATAATTTTGTACGAGTGTCCAACATTAGATATTGATAAATATAATTGAGTCACGGAAAGACAAGGCTAAACAAACCCAACTTCACATATTTTTGGGTGTGAGAAGCTATTAAGCATACAAGAAGTTTATTGATGAGGTTTCAGATCGACCAAGGCttaggaattcaagaa is a genomic window of Macadamia integrifolia cultivar HAES 741 chromosome 13, SCU_Mint_v3, whole genome shotgun sequence containing:
- the LOC122058911 gene encoding GTP-binding nuclear protein Ran-3-like, which produces MALPNQQTVDYPSFKLVIVGDGGTGKTTFVKRHLTGEFEKKYEPTIGVEVHPLDFFTNCGKIRFYCWDTAGQEKFGGLRDGYYIHGQCAIIMFDVTARLTYKNVPTWHRDLCRVCENIPIVLCGNKVDVKNRQVKAKQVTFHRKKNLQYYEISAKSNYNFEKPFLYLARKLAGDANLHFVESPALAPPEVQIDMATQEQHEAELAAAAAQPLPDDDDEAFE